The window TTATAGTATGTTCCCCCTTGACCAAGATATTTTCATTTCTCACTCAGGTAACACCTCAAATAGCTTATATACCGATGGATATGGTTATGTTTATATGATGAAAGAAGGTCGGGGTCGCTCAAATGATGGTGGAAGTATCCAGCTCTCGAAAAGGTTGGACAATTGGTATTTTGAAGTGAATACCTTAGTTGAAGATGGAACCGCATTATTTGGTGATGAGCGCTATCATGGCTACGACCTTGATAACAGAAAAAGTGCAGTTTATCTTCGGCCTGTCGCTGTTTGGAAACCAAAACCATTGAAAATTGCATTGGCGATGGAGAGCCAAGTTATGCATAACGCTTATGGTGCGACAATTGATGGCAAGTGGCAAGATTTTTCAAGACGTAATGGCTATGGTTTAAATATCACTTGGGATACCACATCAAAAGATAAAATGAGTGGCATTAAAGCCGCTTTTAATACTGCTTATATGGAGGCTAATGCGGAAACGGACTTTTCAGCTGGCGGATATGCAAAATGGCGTCGTTTCGTTTTAGGTTATATATACGCTCACAATAATATTAAAGATTTTAATCCGAATAAATATCAATATGTACTGGATGATGAGTCGGTCCTCAATGGCGTTCCAGGAAAATATGATTTACATACTCTGTATGTTTCTTACGAAATCCCCAATATCTTACACATTGAAAACTATAATATTTATTTGGGTGCTTACTACTCAACGATAGCAACAGCGAAAAGCGAACTCATTGATAAGTCCGATGATGAACGATATGGGTTTCGTATTCGTTTCAAATATCTATTTTAGCCTTTAAATTACTAGAGGGCTTTTTCTTTAAAAAATATTAAAAATATAGAGAAATCGCCCTGAGTATTTCTGCCTTCAAAAATTCTTGTCCATTCTATAAAGCAAAGCGAATAGTTATTTTTTTATGATAATTATCTGTTCATGACATGATCCGCGTCAGTAAATTTCGCTTATATATTGGGCAGAGTACAGTTAACTAAAATTAAAATTATTTCAGGCAGGAGAAATATATGGTTGAACTGTTAATTGGCGTCATCGTCGCAATCGGCGTTGGGCGCTACATTATTAAAGGCTACTCGGCAACGGGCGTGCTGATGACAGGGGGTATTTTACTACTGATCATTACCGCAATTATGGGGAAAAGTATTTTACCTGAATCCGTGAAGGCGACGGGTTGGCGTGTTACAGATATTTTAGAATATATCAAATTCTTATTGATGAGTCGCGGTGGCGACTTAGGCATGATGATCATGGTGCTGTGTGGATTTGCGTCTTATATGACCCACATTGGTGCAAATGATGTGGTGGTGAAAATTGCCTCTAAACCATTAAAAATGATCAACTCACCTTATATATTAA of the Providencia stuartii genome contains:
- a CDS encoding carbohydrate porin yields the protein MKINWLIKITCMFWGALPVTVLADITLADMASRIKALEILTAEAIQRAESAENRANKLAQMMTLQATTPSSQPKEALKTDTTKPTIKFNQQNGELKIYGNIELNIDGSSRKGQMTSIREAVSKSANSGKNDNWDINGRILLGFQGKHQLANGNETGFQVEPLAKADGDIGLDDAFFYFGKHHDWTIKVGRYEGYSMFPLDQDIFISHSGNTSNSLYTDGYGYVYMMKEGRGRSNDGGSIQLSKRLDNWYFEVNTLVEDGTALFGDERYHGYDLDNRKSAVYLRPVAVWKPKPLKIALAMESQVMHNAYGATIDGKWQDFSRRNGYGLNITWDTTSKDKMSGIKAAFNTAYMEANAETDFSAGGYAKWRRFVLGYIYAHNNIKDFNPNKYQYVLDDESVLNGVPGKYDLHTLYVSYEIPNILHIENYNIYLGAYYSTIATAKSELIDKSDDERYGFRIRFKYLF